DNA from Stenotrophomonas acidaminiphila:
ACGGTGATGCCGATCTGCACGGTGGACAGGAAGTTCTCGGGCTTCTCGGCCAGCGCCAGGGCGCGCTCGGCGCGCTTGCTGGTGGCGGACATCTGCTTGAGCCGGCTCTTGCGCGATGTCATGACTGACATCTCGGACATGGCGAAGAAGCCGTTGAGCAGGATCAGGGCGAAAACGATGAGGATCAGTTCAAACACGGGTCGCTCCCCGGGTCGTTGGCAGGGAGGGAGGGTGCTTGCGGTGGCGGCAGGGGCTCAGGGGCGTGCCCGGGCGCTGCGGCGGGGGGTAAGGGTCGTCGTCCATAGGGTGCGCCCGCGGAGGGCGCCGCCGCATCTTAGCAAACCGGCATGCGGTGCCGGCAACCGCCTGTTCATTTTCGTGGGCGGGAACCGGCCGGGAATACCCGAGACGTCATCCAGCCGTCATAATTCGCCCCGGTGCCGTCCCTTCCGCGACGGCGGACAGGCATTTCCAATGTTTTCATTGCAGACCATTTTCGGCTCCGGCAAGCAGTTCTACACCTATCTCGACGAGGCCGCCCAGGCCGCCGCCGACAGCGCCAAGGCGCTGCACGCGATGATGCGCGAAGCCGACCGCGAGCCCGCCCTGGATGCATTCAAGCTGGCCCGCCTGCGCGAGCGCGCGGCCTCGGACAAGATCAGCCAGGCGCTGGTGGACAGCTTCATGACCCCGATCGAGCGCGAGGACATCGAGGCGCTGGGCTCGGCGCTGTACAAGATTCCCAAGCAGATCGAGAAGTTCGCCGACCGCTATGCGCTGGCCACCCAGCACCTGGCGCACATCGATTTCGCCCCGCGCGCGGCGATGCTGGAGCAGGCCGCCGGGGTGGTGGTGGACATGGTCAAGGACCTGCGCCACATGAACATCGACCGCATGACGGCGATGAACGAGAAGCTGCGCGCGCTGGAGAACGAGGCCGACCGGCTGATGCTCGAGCTGTACCGGGAAATCTACTCCGGGCGCCTGGACAACCTGCAGATGTTCCTGCTCAAGGAATTCTTCGAGATCCTGGAGAAAGCCATCGACCGCTGCCGCGAGGCCGGGGTGGTGGTCTACCAGATCGTGTTGAAGAACTCGTGATCGCCATGATGCGGATCCCGTGCATTTCCGGCTTCGGAAGCGGGGGCGTCGGCTGTGCCGATGCCCGCGAGCCGCGCTTCCACATCCCCCGTCCCGCCACGGCGCGGCGGGACTTCCCGCTTGACCCGAGGGGGCAGCTGCGATGCTGACCCTTGTCCTCGTCGTGATCCTGGCGGCGCTCGTGTTCGAGTTCATCAATGGCTTCCACGACACCGCCAACTCCATCGCCACCGTGGTGGCCACCAAGGTGCTCTCGCCCGGCTGGGCGGTGATGCTGGCCGCGGGCATGAACCTGATCGGCGCGCTGACCGGCACCGCGGTGGCGCTGACCATCGCCAACGGCCTGCTCAACACCAGCGTGGTCGAGGTCACCCCGCAGGTGATCCTGTGCGCGCTGCTCGGCGGCATCGTCTGGAACCTGATCACCTGGTGGAAAGGGCTGCCGTCCTCGTCCTCGCACGCGCTGATCGGCGGCCTGTGCGGCGCCGGCCTGGCCGCCGCGCACAACAACTGGGACGCGCTGATCTGGTCGCAGAACCTCGGCAACTGGGCGCAGAACAAGGGCCTGCTGTGGAAGGTGTTCGTGCCGATGATCACCTCGCCGATCGCCGGCTTCCTGCTCGGCATCGTGGTGATGTGCCTGCTGTGGGCCATCATCGCCGGCATGGCGCGGGCCGGTGGCGTGCTGCGGCGGCTGGCGCGTCCGCGCTGGGTCAATGCGTTCTTCGGCAAGGCGCAGATCGTCTCGGCCGCCTACATGGGCTTCGCCCATGGCCACAACGACGCGCAGAAGACCATGGGCATCATCGCCATGACCCTGATCGGCGCCGAGGCCACCGGCGCGCTGGACAACCTGCCGTCGTGGCTGGCGTTCATGCACCCGGACGCGCATGCCGGCGATGGCATCGCCATGTGGATCGTGCTGACCTGCGCGGTGGTGATGGCCGCCGGTACCGCCTCGGGCGGCTGGAAGATCATCAAGACCCTGGGCCACAAGATGGTCAAGCTGCACCCGATCCACGGCTTCGCCGCGGAGACCAGCTCGGCCACCATCCTGACCCTGGCCGCGCACTTCGGCATGCCGGTCTCGACCACCCACAGCATCTCCACCGCGATCATGGGCGTTGGCTTCGCCAAGAACCCGAAGTCGCTGCGCATCGGGGTGATCGAGCGCATCATCTGGGCCTGGATCCTGACCATCCCGGCGGCCGGCGGCTGCGCCTACCTGATCCTGAAGCTGTTCGAGCTCGCCGGCTGGAACTGAGCCGGTCGAGCCGGCCGCCGGCCCGTTGGCCGCTGCATGCAGAAAGGCCCGCCTTCCCGGCGGGCCTTTCGTTGTGCGCCGGCGTGGGCTTCAGTTGCGCTGGTACAGCGCGCGCACGTCGCGGCGGAACGCGGCCTGGCTGTCGGCGCGGCTGTAGAACATGTGCCCGCCCGGATAGCTGCGCACCTGCACGCGTTGCGGGTCGCTGCCCATGGCCGGCATCTGGTCCACGGTCAGGATCGAACCCATGAACGGGCATGACAGGTCGTTCCAGCCATGCGCGATCAGCACCTGCAGGCGCGGGTCGATGGCCACGGCCTGGCGCAGCTGGGTGACCGCGCCGGCACGCAGGTCGCCATTGCGGTCCCACTGGCGGTTCACCTCGTAGCTCAGCGCGTGGTAGCGCGCATCCACCTTCCAGCCGACCACGCGGGTGACGAAGTCCACCATGGCGGTGGTGGTCGGGGCGATGATGCTGTCCAGCAGCGGGTCGTTGGCACGCTGCTCGGGATCGGTGGGGAAGGGGTCGAAGGCGGTGACGTTGGAATCGTAGCGGCTGCCCAGCGTGCCCTTGTCACGGAACACCTCGCGCAGGTAGGCCTGGGTTTCCAGGCGGCCGCCGGCGCGGCGCACGAACACCGGATCCAGGCCGGTCAGCTCGGTGACCCGGCGCAGCATGGCCTCGGTCGCCTGCGGGTCGGAGCGGCCCTTCATCAGCGCGCTGGCGTAGTCGCTGCGGGCGTACTCGACCACCTCGCGCATCGCCGCGTCAGTGAGCCGGCCCTGGCGCTCCAGGTGCGCGGCGGCGATCGACGGCAGGGTCTGGATCCAGGCCATCGGCGAGACGTCGCTGTTGTCCTCCAGG
Protein-coding regions in this window:
- a CDS encoding inorganic phosphate transporter; amino-acid sequence: MLTLVLVVILAALVFEFINGFHDTANSIATVVATKVLSPGWAVMLAAGMNLIGALTGTAVALTIANGLLNTSVVEVTPQVILCALLGGIVWNLITWWKGLPSSSSHALIGGLCGAGLAAAHNNWDALIWSQNLGNWAQNKGLLWKVFVPMITSPIAGFLLGIVVMCLLWAIIAGMARAGGVLRRLARPRWVNAFFGKAQIVSAAYMGFAHGHNDAQKTMGIIAMTLIGAEATGALDNLPSWLAFMHPDAHAGDGIAMWIVLTCAVVMAAGTASGGWKIIKTLGHKMVKLHPIHGFAAETSSATILTLAAHFGMPVSTTHSISTAIMGVGFAKNPKSLRIGVIERIIWAWILTIPAAGGCAYLILKLFELAGWN
- a CDS encoding pit accessory protein — protein: MFSLQTIFGSGKQFYTYLDEAAQAAADSAKALHAMMREADREPALDAFKLARLRERAASDKISQALVDSFMTPIEREDIEALGSALYKIPKQIEKFADRYALATQHLAHIDFAPRAAMLEQAAGVVVDMVKDLRHMNIDRMTAMNEKLRALENEADRLMLELYREIYSGRLDNLQMFLLKEFFEILEKAIDRCREAGVVVYQIVLKNS
- a CDS encoding peptidase S10, whose product is MKHLLYVAALGAGLLFAAPAPARPAADAGDDKAASTAPAPLPADASVRQSMRLEGRTLDYTATVGSLPVRDAQGKTIGEVVFTAYTVPGKDRPVTFALNGGPGASSVYLNLGAVGPKVVAFGSEGDSASAPATLRDNPGTWLDFTDLVFIDPVGTGFSRSRIPDEEAKKQFFNPSADIEYLSRVVYDWLLKNQRMTSRKYLAGESYGGYRGPRITHYLQTRLGVAMNGLVLVSPYLSPTLEDNSDVSPMAWIQTLPSIAAAHLERQGRLTDAAMREVVEYARSDYASALMKGRSDPQATEAMLRRVTELTGLDPVFVRRAGGRLETQAYLREVFRDKGTLGSRYDSNVTAFDPFPTDPEQRANDPLLDSIIAPTTTAMVDFVTRVVGWKVDARYHALSYEVNRQWDRNGDLRAGAVTQLRQAVAIDPRLQVLIAHGWNDLSCPFMGSILTVDQMPAMGSDPQRVQVRSYPGGHMFYSRADSQAAFRRDVRALYQRN